A window from Alkalicoccobacillus plakortidis encodes these proteins:
- a CDS encoding SPOR domain-containing protein, whose protein sequence is MKGEKRTISIQFSKDGSRRDQVDKHKVKKKKPETEWVFPEPDHVVETKQAKQPEKVEEREIYYWNERKQTAPISAHSQKKKPRTFLKNGLTIPWMLIGSVASAILIGVSLGFVLLTVSTGDKNYVTNEPAIEAGTTPVATVDEEQKQQATANELFVIQGGAFSTKEAGSEVSNKLKQEGYAATIESGADTDLLYIGAAGSKEQALQLAEMYEKAGHEVYVKNYSVDEVQIDGEQKQTAEWFQKAGQHLTEVAEVSAFSLADSSPEKEDLDVLTTHLTQLENQRETDMEQATEEMKASAQTLMAKLAESNQLLAADSDDKWTAQQIILDAMLVYKKSMRDLSEM, encoded by the coding sequence ATGAAAGGAGAAAAACGGACGATATCAATACAGTTTTCAAAGGATGGCTCAAGGCGTGATCAGGTGGACAAGCATAAAGTAAAGAAAAAAAAGCCGGAAACGGAGTGGGTCTTTCCAGAACCAGATCATGTAGTAGAGACAAAACAAGCAAAGCAACCTGAAAAAGTCGAAGAACGAGAGATCTATTATTGGAATGAACGGAAACAGACAGCACCTATCTCAGCACATTCTCAGAAAAAAAAGCCTAGAACCTTTTTGAAAAATGGACTAACAATCCCTTGGATGTTAATCGGCTCTGTTGCTTCTGCGATTCTAATCGGTGTTAGTTTAGGCTTTGTTCTACTCACAGTCTCAACTGGAGATAAAAATTACGTTACAAACGAACCCGCTATTGAAGCAGGAACCACTCCTGTTGCAACGGTGGATGAAGAGCAAAAACAACAAGCTACCGCAAACGAACTATTTGTTATACAAGGTGGCGCTTTTTCCACTAAAGAGGCTGGATCAGAAGTCTCTAACAAACTCAAACAAGAAGGCTACGCCGCTACGATTGAGTCGGGAGCAGATACAGACCTTTTATATATAGGAGCTGCAGGTTCAAAAGAACAGGCGCTTCAATTAGCTGAAATGTATGAAAAAGCAGGTCATGAAGTCTATGTAAAAAACTACTCAGTGGATGAGGTTCAAATAGATGGTGAACAAAAGCAAACGGCAGAATGGTTTCAAAAAGCGGGTCAGCATTTAACCGAAGTAGCTGAAGTTTCTGCTTTTAGTCTTGCAGATTCTTCACCAGAGAAAGAAGATTTAGATGTGCTAACCACTCATTTAACACAACTCGAAAATCAACGAGAAACCGATATGGAACAGGCAACTGAAGAGATGAAAGCGAGTGCTCAAACTCTGATGGCTAAATTAGCAGAATCAAATCAATTGCTAGCAGCTGATTCGGACGATAAATGGACAGCACAACAAATCATCTTAGATGCGATGCTTGTTTATAAAAAAAGTATGAGAGATTTAAGCGAAATGTAG
- a CDS encoding type II secretion system F family protein — MATYSYTGRDSHGKPVKGKTQANDETAAVQLLKEKRISVTAIEELQQGLYQDVQILKPKVKSKDFVMFLRQFSTLLKAGVPVIETIHVLTKQTTSKPLKAALAMIEEDVRSGKSLSAASAKQGDLFPPLFTNMVKVGEAGGRLDDILDRLATYYEKQHRLKQKVLATLTYPMFVGVVAIAIIIFLLVFVVPTFASMFASFGGELPTITKLVMAAGDLALVFWWVVPIVAALFVFGWKFGRRHPQMRLWMDTIILRIPVFGSLIQKSELARVTQTLGALFQSSVPVLQALTIVERVADNHVIANVLKESRRSLQQGESLSAPMENHWAFPPLVTQMISVGEKSGSLDAMLEKAAEFYESEVEAATDQIKALIEPVMIILLAGIVGTIVLAIMVPMFKIFTTIG, encoded by the coding sequence ATGGCAACCTATTCGTATACAGGAAGAGATAGCCACGGCAAACCAGTCAAAGGAAAAACACAGGCAAATGATGAGACTGCAGCTGTCCAATTATTAAAGGAAAAACGAATTTCAGTCACTGCGATAGAAGAATTACAGCAAGGTTTGTACCAAGATGTGCAAATTTTAAAACCAAAGGTAAAGTCCAAGGATTTTGTTATGTTCCTCAGACAATTCTCAACGCTGCTAAAAGCAGGGGTGCCAGTAATCGAAACGATACATGTGTTAACAAAACAGACAACAAGTAAACCATTAAAAGCAGCTCTAGCAATGATAGAAGAGGATGTTCGATCAGGTAAGTCACTATCTGCTGCTTCAGCCAAGCAGGGAGATTTATTTCCTCCGTTATTTACAAACATGGTGAAGGTTGGTGAAGCAGGAGGCCGGTTGGACGATATTCTTGATAGATTGGCTACGTATTATGAGAAACAGCATCGATTGAAACAAAAAGTACTAGCGACGTTAACCTACCCAATGTTTGTTGGAGTCGTGGCAATCGCAATCATTATATTCTTGCTTGTATTTGTTGTACCAACGTTTGCGAGTATGTTTGCAAGCTTTGGTGGAGAATTACCCACGATAACAAAACTAGTGATGGCAGCAGGAGACCTTGCGTTAGTTTTTTGGTGGGTCGTACCAATTGTCGCTGCATTGTTTGTATTCGGGTGGAAATTCGGCCGGAGACACCCACAAATGAGGTTGTGGATGGATACGATTATTTTACGAATCCCGGTTTTTGGTAGCTTGATCCAAAAGTCTGAACTAGCTCGAGTCACACAAACACTTGGTGCCTTATTTCAAAGCTCCGTGCCTGTTTTACAAGCACTAACAATTGTTGAGAGAGTAGCAGACAATCATGTCATTGCAAATGTGTTAAAGGAATCAAGACGCTCATTACAGCAAGGTGAGTCATTATCTGCACCAATGGAAAACCATTGGGCATTTCCACCACTTGTCACACAAATGATTAGTGTGGGGGAAAAATCAGGTTCTCTTGATGCCATGCTTGAGAAAGCAGCAGAATTTTACGAATCAGAAGTCGAAGCAGCAACCGATCAAATTAAGGCGTTAATTGAACCGGTGATGATCATTCTTTTGGCGGGAATCGTAGGAACGATTGTACTCGCTATTATGGTACCTATGTTTAAAATATTTACAACTATAGGGTAA
- a CDS encoding GspE/PulE family protein: MMRTKKKIGDLLVEAGYLKTEQIEYVLKEKRSDQRLGDALLERELITEQELIKALVTQLGLEHVNLYRTAVDTQVLKLIPEEFARKYMLIPIKKQNDVLQVAMADPLDYYAIDDLQMITGFQVEPLIAIKAEIIEAIERYYQINDSLIDEEAIEVLDASSIENQEQLITDRDAPIIKLVDQLLQHGLNQRASDIHIDPLETSFMVRYRIDGMLRTERTFSSSILSALTARIKIMGELNITENRLPQDGRIKVLVGSQHVDMRISTLPTIFGEKIVIRLLGGLNELTKLSSLGLNHVHEKMFVKMLENPSGLILLTGPTGSGKTSTLYAGMHHLNTDQVNIVTVEDPVEYHINGINQVQVNTQVGLTFAKGLRAILRQDPNIVMIGEIRDTETAEIAVRASLTGHLVLSTLHTNSAIAAIPRLTEMGIEPYLVASGLSGVVGQRLVRKICPSCRQAHEANELEQELFHKRGMDVTKVYRGEGCSQCSDTGFRGRIAIHEMLVIDETIRQLLMNKQTIHDIQEYAANNGMIFLLDDGLLKVKQGITTMEEVLHVTLEH, encoded by the coding sequence ATGATGAGAACTAAAAAGAAAATCGGTGACTTATTAGTTGAAGCTGGTTACCTTAAAACCGAACAAATTGAGTATGTACTCAAGGAAAAACGATCTGACCAGCGATTGGGTGATGCGCTGCTTGAACGGGAATTAATTACGGAGCAAGAGCTTATCAAGGCACTTGTGACTCAACTTGGTCTTGAACATGTAAATCTGTATCGGACAGCAGTGGATACGCAGGTATTAAAGCTGATTCCAGAAGAGTTTGCCCGCAAATATATGCTGATTCCAATAAAAAAACAAAATGATGTGCTTCAAGTGGCAATGGCCGATCCACTTGATTATTACGCGATAGATGATTTGCAGATGATTACAGGCTTCCAAGTCGAACCTCTTATTGCGATAAAAGCAGAAATTATAGAAGCGATTGAACGTTATTATCAGATTAATGATTCATTAATTGACGAGGAAGCGATAGAGGTATTAGATGCCTCATCAATAGAGAATCAGGAGCAACTTATTACAGATAGAGATGCTCCGATCATTAAGTTAGTAGACCAGCTTTTACAACATGGACTAAATCAGCGTGCAAGTGACATTCATATTGACCCGCTTGAAACTAGTTTTATGGTTCGATATCGAATTGACGGAATGCTACGGACAGAGCGTACATTTTCTTCGTCAATTTTGAGTGCCTTAACGGCTCGAATTAAGATTATGGGCGAGTTAAACATTACAGAAAATCGTTTGCCTCAAGATGGAAGAATTAAGGTATTGGTAGGTTCGCAGCATGTTGATATGCGGATCTCTACACTTCCAACGATTTTTGGTGAAAAAATAGTGATTCGGTTACTCGGAGGACTTAATGAATTAACTAAGTTAAGCAGCTTAGGATTAAACCACGTCCATGAGAAGATGTTTGTAAAAATGCTTGAAAATCCATCAGGACTGATTTTGTTAACGGGTCCTACAGGATCTGGGAAAACCTCTACCTTATATGCAGGCATGCATCATTTAAATACAGATCAAGTGAATATCGTAACCGTTGAAGATCCGGTCGAGTACCATATCAACGGCATTAACCAAGTACAAGTAAATACACAAGTGGGTTTAACGTTTGCGAAGGGACTACGTGCCATCCTACGCCAGGACCCAAACATTGTCATGATTGGTGAGATCCGTGATACAGAAACAGCCGAAATTGCTGTGCGTGCTTCGCTTACTGGGCATTTGGTACTCAGTACACTACACACAAACAGTGCGATAGCTGCAATTCCACGTTTAACTGAAATGGGCATTGAGCCATATCTTGTGGCTTCGGGGTTATCTGGTGTTGTTGGACAGCGATTGGTTCGCAAAATTTGTCCGTCATGTAGACAAGCTCATGAAGCTAATGAGTTAGAGCAGGAATTATTTCATAAACGTGGCATGGACGTTACTAAAGTGTATCGCGGAGAAGGATGTAGTCAATGTAGTGATACTGGTTTTCGTGGTCGAATTGCCATTCATGAGATGTTAGTGATTGATGAGACTATCCGTCAGCTTTTGATGAACAAACAAACGATTCATGACATTCAAGAGTACGCAGCAAATAACGGGATGATTTTTCTATTAGATGATGGATTGTTAAAGGTAAAACAAGGCATTACAACAATGGAAGAAGTGCTTCACGTGACCTTAGAACATTAA
- a CDS encoding pilus assembly FimT family protein has translation MKALMKKHLKNQKGLTLIELLAVVVILGIIAAIAIPSIGAIIDNTRKDAHIANAEQMVNAVKTAKATNVAGSGTGSNTYTLESLINAGLMENPDPPGSSTEYTAGTSKVVIDGKDYKVTLISTERTHINEKVITELRASGGRDLVNVVAGN, from the coding sequence ATGAAAGCATTAATGAAAAAGCATTTAAAGAATCAGAAGGGTCTAACACTAATTGAGTTACTAGCAGTTGTGGTTATCCTAGGTATCATCGCAGCAATTGCGATTCCGAGTATTGGAGCAATTATCGATAACACACGTAAAGACGCGCATATTGCGAACGCGGAGCAGATGGTGAATGCAGTGAAGACGGCGAAGGCTACGAATGTTGCTGGCAGTGGAACTGGCAGTAATACTTATACATTAGAATCTCTAATTAATGCAGGATTAATGGAGAATCCAGATCCACCTGGAAGTTCTACTGAATATACTGCTGGAACAAGCAAAGTGGTCATTGATGGGAAAGATTATAAAGTTACATTAATTTCGACTGAAAGAACGCATATTAATGAAAAAGTAATCACAGAATTAAGAGCGAGTGGTGGAAGAGACTTAGTTAATGTTGTAGCAGGCAATTAA
- a CDS encoding prepilin peptidase produces the protein MPVGESIVTPRSHCTKCDRTLEARELIPVLSFLLQRGSCRTCDTKISFLYPTTELVTGFLFAFSFYMFGWTAETIIALLLVSMLAIIFVSDMRYMLIPDKILLFFAIPLVLVRMVAAPLTPWWDSWLGALIGFALLLLIAIISRGGMGGGDIKLFAVLGIVLGWKLVLLTLFLASTYGAIVGIGAKLLKKVDRKQPIPFGPFIAAGALTAYFFGEALIRWYTETVLF, from the coding sequence GTGCCGGTTGGGGAGTCGATTGTCACACCTCGTTCTCATTGTACAAAGTGTGATCGTACTCTTGAAGCGCGAGAGCTAATTCCAGTGCTTTCCTTCCTGCTTCAGCGAGGGTCTTGCCGAACATGTGATACAAAGATTTCTTTTTTGTACCCAACAACAGAGCTAGTGACTGGATTTTTATTTGCGTTCTCATTTTATATGTTTGGATGGACAGCTGAAACCATTATTGCGTTATTACTCGTTTCGATGCTGGCAATTATTTTTGTAAGTGATATGCGCTACATGCTTATTCCAGATAAAATTCTACTATTTTTTGCGATTCCACTCGTGTTGGTGCGGATGGTTGCAGCCCCGCTTACACCTTGGTGGGATTCGTGGTTAGGTGCGTTGATTGGTTTTGCGCTGCTTTTATTGATTGCCATCATTAGCCGCGGCGGTATGGGTGGTGGAGATATTAAGCTGTTTGCTGTGTTAGGCATCGTACTTGGATGGAAGCTAGTGCTTTTGACATTATTTCTAGCATCGACATATGGGGCTATTGTTGGCATTGGTGCTAAGTTGCTAAAAAAGGTAGACCGGAAGCAACCCATCCCCTTTGGACCATTTATTGCTGCAGGTGCGCTAACTGCTTATTTCTTTGGCGAAGCGTTGATTCGGTGGTATACCGAAACGGTGCTATTTTAG
- a CDS encoding type IV pilus twitching motility protein PilT, translated as MKEKLEALLSTAFTKGASDIHLTVGTAPVFRINGDLAPFGKEKLTPEDTRQFANAIIPEDLMSEFEKKGELDFSFGIPKVSRFRINAYFQRSCIGLAIRVIPTTIPQLHDLKMPAILKQIVSAPQGLVLVTGPTGSGKSTTLAAMIDHINRTESKHIITLEDPIEYLHRHQMSVVNQREVGFDTKNFANGLKGCLRQDPDIILVGEMRDLETISTAITAAETGHLVLGTLHTTDAPSTIDRIIDVFPPAQQAQVRIQLASVLSAVISQRLFRTADHKGRRAATEILINNSAVKNLIRNEKIHQIKNVIQTSRAEGMMTMDTSMAELVKQEVLNPEILSIYAKGNVS; from the coding sequence ATGAAAGAAAAGCTAGAGGCTTTATTATCTACTGCATTTACAAAAGGCGCTTCCGACATCCATTTGACAGTAGGCACGGCTCCTGTTTTTCGTATTAATGGGGATCTTGCACCATTTGGCAAAGAAAAGCTCACGCCAGAGGATACAAGACAGTTTGCGAATGCGATTATTCCCGAGGACTTAATGAGTGAATTTGAGAAAAAGGGAGAATTAGATTTTTCGTTTGGTATCCCAAAAGTATCGAGATTTCGTATTAATGCTTATTTTCAACGTTCATGCATTGGTCTGGCGATACGTGTGATTCCAACAACGATTCCTCAATTACATGACTTAAAAATGCCTGCAATTTTAAAGCAGATTGTTAGCGCACCTCAAGGGTTAGTGTTGGTAACTGGGCCAACAGGCAGTGGCAAATCAACTACGCTTGCGGCGATGATTGATCATATTAATCGAACCGAAAGCAAACATATTATTACCCTTGAGGATCCAATTGAGTACCTACACAGACATCAGATGTCTGTTGTAAATCAACGGGAGGTTGGTTTTGATACAAAGAATTTTGCAAATGGACTTAAAGGTTGTTTACGTCAGGATCCGGATATCATTTTAGTTGGAGAGATGCGTGACTTGGAGACCATTTCAACGGCGATTACGGCGGCGGAAACAGGTCATCTTGTACTTGGCACTTTGCATACAACGGATGCACCATCAACCATTGATCGAATCATTGACGTTTTCCCACCTGCTCAACAAGCACAAGTTCGCATTCAATTAGCGTCCGTTTTAAGCGCGGTTATCTCTCAGCGCTTATTCCGAACAGCTGATCACAAGGGGCGCAGGGCAGCTACTGAAATCTTAATCAATAACTCGGCAGTCAAAAACTTAATTCGCAACGAAAAGATTCATCAAATTAAAAATGTCATTCAAACAAGTCGAGCAGAAGGCATGATGACGATGGATACATCAATGGCAGAGCTCGTTAAACAAGAAGTATTAAATCCTGAAATTCTCTCTATTTATGCAAAAGGCAATGTAAGCTGA